TATCTTCAAATCTCATATTTTCATGAcataattaccatattttttaaGATCGCCACAATCCTAAGTGTATAttaacttttctttcctttaattaaGTCATATTCTGCGTTGGCCTTCAGTTTTACTGCTTTGAGTAAAAGAGTTtcaatatttatcttttatcaaatCGACTCTTTTTGACTGAAGATTAATATACCATTCAGACTTTGAATGGGCTTCATTCTCTTGCATTCTTGCAATCTcttatcaaaacatgaaaaaagaatatataattctcCACTCCTACCACAGGGGTCACTCTCGAAGGCGCTTACACGGGCATCGAGTTCTACTTCCTGAAGCCCGACCTATCCCGcttgaaggaggtggaggtgtggAGTGATGCTGCGACCCAGATCTTCATCTCGGCCGGAGTGTCGTTCGGGAGCATCATGACTCTGTCGTCCTATAACAAGTTTAGCAATAATTGCATGAGGTGAGAGAGACGATTCGTGTCATTTTTATAGGTCGTTCAAAAAGTACaaaagagtaaaaggaagaagTATTTGTGGAAATCAATNNNNNNNNNNNNNNNNNNNNNNNNNNNNNNNNNNNNNNNNNNNNNNNNNNNNNNNNNNNNNNNNNNNNNNNNNNNNNNNATGAAAATGATCATTTAATATAACAACAGACAATAAACCGAAACTGATCGCATTAAACCCGCCCCCAAGGTTCATNNNNNNNNNNNNNNNNNNNNNNNNNNNNNNNNNNNNNNNNNNNNNNNNNNNNNNNNNNNNNNNNNNNNNNNNNNNNNNNNNNNNNNNNNNNNNNNNNNNNNNNNNNNNNNNNNNNNNNNNNNNNNNNNNNNNNNNNNNNNNNNNNNNNNNNNNNNNNNNNNNNNNNNNNNNNNNNNNNNNNNNNNNNNNNNNNNNNNNNNNNNNNNNNNNNNNNNNNNNNNNNNNNNNNNNNNNNNNNNNNNNNNNNNCCTTGCTGATCCCAACAATGTGTGCANNNNNNNNNNNNNNNNNNNNNNNNNNNNNNNNNNNNNNNNNNNNNNNNNNNNNNNNNNNNNNNNNNNNTTTCCAAAAAAGAAACcaaggaaaacagaaataaaaaatatctaatatttgCAATGACGTTCCCATTTAGGAATGGAGTGGGACTACCTGTATAAAGATGCCTTGCACCCCCTTCCCCAGAGACGCCATCGTGATCACCATCACCAACTGCTCGACGTCCGTGTTCGCCGGCTTCGTCATCTTCAGTATTCTGGGCTTCCTGGCGACGGAGCTCGGCGTGGAGGTGCAGGACGTCGTGTCTTCGGGCTCCGGCCTGGCCTTCGTCGTGTACCCGGCCGCCGTGACGCTCATGCCCGTGTCGCCGCTGTGGTCCATCCTGTTCTTCGTCATGCTGATATCGCTTGGCTTGGGGACGCACNNNNNNNNNNNNNNNNNNNNNNNNNNNNNNNNNNNNNNNNNNNNNNNNNNNNNNNNNNNNNNNNNNNNNNNNNNNNNNNNNNNNNNNNNNNNNNNNNNNNNNNNNNNNNNNNNNNNNNNNNNNNNNNNNNNNNNNNNNNNNNNNCTGAATCATTTGTTAATCTGAATGATCGTATCGAACAAATCAATCAAAACAAAACTCGCTTGAACAGAAACTCAACTACTAAGAGAGAAAGGTATAAGGAGAAAAATGTATAAAGACTCGGAGCTAAATTCTTAGTTGAAAATATAGCATAAAGTAGCAGACTTTGGTAATCAATGGAACATACCTAAAGATGACTGACTCATTTCCCTTTTCAGCATAACAGCCCTGAGTGTACGTTAATTGTTTTAGAGTAAGGATGAGGCGCTATTCTTGAGTCTTTATTAGATGACTCCTATATACTTCCTTCCCAGTCATTATtctgggaaggaggaaaggaagacgtTTTCTGTGGCATGGTAGCTACAGTATCTAGCAGCTGTCATGTGACTTGACGTGACAGAATGAGGTGGACGAACACGTAATGCAGCGAAGTttgctgtgtatttgtgtgtgatgaGATGTGTAGCAAGATGTGCAGGGAGTCAGGATAACTAAAAGGCATACATACAGTGCGTATTATGAAAAATCTGAATAGGCAGGCCGACACAGAAATtagcattaaaatatatattagataatataaaactGCTATAATAATGGCATTATTAAATATCAGTGGTGAAACTTGTAGCTTATAGGttatgagagagatggaggggcaTANNNNNNNNNNNNNNNNNNNNNNNNNNNNNNNNAGTAAACACAGAATATcgattaatatattgataataacaaaaatgaaacaagCAAAATTAAAGCACCGCCCCCTCCCCGCCAGTTCTCGATGTTCGAAGCCGTGATGACGGCTTTGTGCGACAAGTTCGAATCCCTGCGCGCGAAGAAGCCCCTCCTCGTCGTCGTTTCCTGCGGTGTCATGTTCCTGCTGGGAACGACCATGTGCCTCGAGGGCGGCGTCTTCCTGTTCGAGGTGTTCGACTGCTACGCCGCAGGACTCGCGATCCTTGTCCTGTCCATCAGCCAGCTTGTATGCATCCAATACGTCTACGGTGAGTCGCTGGTTCTCGGGCGTGGCTCGGCGGAAGGTCCAGCTGTGGtagttatgtttttatattttgctgtatcttatctctttttattatatgtatttttattagcattgattatgtttttttttattcagcatcACGTAAGCAATTATGTTGCTTATGAAAGTATGCCTGAAATCAAAACAAGACGGTTTCAGAGATCTTGATTTCAAAAGATTCTATGTTGATTCTGTCTCTACATCCTTAATCATCATTTGATCTCGTTTTCCGACGTGATTTATTGAAAATCAACGTTCACAACATCGCACCTTTCCAGGCTTTAGGAACTTTATGAAGATGATTGAGGAAATGGGCATCGCCGTCTCGCGTCCGCTGCGCCTCTACTGGGCTGTCACGCTCACGACGGTCACGCCCGTGGTGCTCACGGTGGGTAAGCGGAAGAATGCGCTCTCTACGTNNNNNNNNNNNNNNNNNNNNNNNNNNNNNNNNNNNNNNNNNNNNNNNNNNNNNNNNNNNNNNNNNNNNNNNNNNNNNNNNNNNNNNNNNNNNNNNNNNNNNNNNNNNNNNNNNNNNNNNNNNNNNNNNNNNNNNNNNNNNNNNNNNNNNNNNNNNNNNNNNNNNNNNNNNNNNNNNNNNNNNNNNNNNNNNNNNNNNNNNNNNNNNNNNNNNNNNNNNNNNNNNNNNNNNNNNNNNNNNNNNNNNNNNNNNNNNNNNNNNNNNNNNNNNNNNNNNNNNNNNNNNNNNNNNNNNNNNNNNNNNNNNNNNNNNNNNNNNNNNNNNNNNNNNNNNNNNNNNNNNNNNNNNNNNNNNNNNNNNNNNNNNNNNNNNNNNNNNNNNNNNNNNNNNNNNNNNNNGTTCCAGAAGATTTTCACAAAAAAGGCCCGTAACTTGCCAAGCGTCGAAGATACGTTTGCCATATATCATTAGGGACTTTGAAGTGAAACACGGAAAGTTGTCCTTTAAGGCATTTAAGTCAATAGGGAGGGCATATTGTTGTAAGATAAAGCAGTTTACCAACCATAAAATACTTGAAAAGCGATTAACATCTCGTAAATAACGAAGGTAATTAAAAGTCTGCTGTTTTATAATGTCTTACCACTTTCTACACTGAAATCTGCCCATCATTTATTGTGCTACAGGTTTTATATGACTTATAACTCCNNNNNNNNNNNNNNNNNNNNNNNNNNNNNNNNNNNNNNNNNNNNNNNNNNNNNNNNNNNNNNtccttttctttttcttcatcgtcCTCTCCCCTCGGAATGACTCCCCTCCTCCCGCagctcatcttcttcctctccgcctACGACTTCACTCCCGCCTCCTGGAGCGACTACCTGCTGCCTCCAAGCGCTCAGATCCTTGGCTGGTTCATCACCGCCGCTTCGGCAGGCATTATCCCAGCAGGCGCCGTCCACGCCCTCTGGAAGCGCAGGTCCTCCTTCAGGAGCTTGTTTCGCGTCTCTGCTGACTTCTGCCCCGCCCACGACCGCAAGAGAGTCGCCCAGCAGATGAAGCAGGAAGCAGGTCCTGAGGCCAAGTTTACAGGGTCTCAGGTTTACCGTAATGAAGGTTTCGTGAGCGAGGACGTGTAGGGGCTGGATCTGTATTATCGATTTTATTATTTAACTGCGTCTTCCTTTTATTATTCAACTTCTTCTTTAGGATGacgtttatttattatcatttccaaaaTCTTAAGACTCAGGGTGGATGGAACGACACCCTNNNNNNNNNNNNNNNNNNNNNNNNNNNNNNNNNNNNNNNNNNNNNNNNNNNNNNNNNNNNNNNNNNNNNNNAATATTtagcatcatttttatttcttatggcCGGAAGTATTTNNNNNNNNNNNNNNNNNNNNNNNNNNNNNNNNNNNNNNNNNNNNNNTTGATGACATAAAGAAACGAAAATTTAAGGGGAGAAGGAATCGGGTGAGGTCACGCCGGGCCTCTTAAATGATTCCGTGAGGAATCGTCTATGTACAACGAAATTTAGTCATTAAAGTGGGTTAAAGTTTGTGAATTAAATCCGGTACCAATCACTATATAATTGCTAAATATTTTTAGAGGCCATGCAAAGACAACGATGTTCAGATCGTTTATATCAGGCATCGGCCATTTTAGCagccattttcctttccctctttatatCACTACGTTGATTGTTACTAtgtttctgcaaaaaaaaaaaaaaacacagtaacgaTTTTTTAATACTGAAAAACAAATTGATCTCAAAGATTTGGTGTAAACTTGAATGCAGTGAATATAATTACTTGGCTTGAATTATGTCTATATTCTCCTTGAAAATTCCTTAGCAACTTTGTATGCAATAGGTATTTTATTTGTCTGCAAGGACAAACAGAGCGGCCACGTGGATAAGTAGTTCTCAGATTGAGTAATTTGAGAGCGGTTGGGTTTCTAGTTCTTGTCAATGAAAGTGGTTNNNNNNNNNNNNNNNNNNNNNNNNNNNNNNNNNNNNNNNNNNNNNNNNNNNNNNNNNNNNNNNNNNNNNNNNNNNNNNNNNNNNNNNNNNNNNNNNNNNNNNNNNNNNNNNNNNNNNNNNNNNNNNNNNNNNNNNNNNNNNNNNNNNNNNNNNNNNNNNNNNNNNNNNNNNNNNNNNNNNNNNNNNNNNNNNNNNNNNNNNNNNNNNNNNNNNNNNNNNNNNNNNNNNNNNNNNNNNNNNNNNNNNNNACAATATTATNNNNNNNNNNNNNNNNNNNNNNNNNNNNNNNNNNNNNNNNNNNNNNNNNNNNNNNNNNNNNNNNNNacatcaataaagataataacagacaTCATTCTGAGTTAAATAGATATTATAGCTACCAGTACAATGAACAGATTTAAATACATTACAAAAcatttaattattagtttcttATTTTTCGGGTTCTTCGCTACACCCCATATATTTCGTAGCATATCGGGCATTTTCTGTCCGCTTAATtttgaagattattattgttctccTTTCGTAAACGGCTCCTGCGTCCCCGAACTTAGTACTTCTgcgaaaagataaatgaatattacCAGtgattaaatgaaagaaaaacatttacatattgCCATCTATACGTTATAAATATTATGGTGTACTTTATAATCCATACATACAAGACNNNNNNNNNNNNNNNNNNNNNNNNNNNNNNNNNNNNNNNNNNNNNNNNNNNNNNNNNNNNNNNNNNNNNNNNNNNNNNNNTGAGTGGTATAGCTGCAACCTAACGAATATTGGTAAAATAGAAGTGCTAGTAATAGAGTAAAACAATGTTATAAGGGAAGATATTACTGTGAAAATCTCAGCAACAATGCCAAAGTTAACACAAAGATTATGATATTAACAGGAAACTATTATCAAACATCANNNNNNNNNNNNNNNNNNNNNNNNNNNNNNNNNNNNNNNNNNNNNNNGCTGCAAAAAAGAACTGCAAGTGTTACACTGGCAATGCTAAGAAGAACGTTTCCCCATTACCTCAACCGCATCTTCGTCCCCATCTGCAAAAGCTTTGTTTTGGTAAACTGGAAGAACGTCGCCGCTGCTACCGGGTTCCTTCGCCTGAGGAGGAGATCTCGACTTACTGGCAGCTCTACTTTTTCTCACGTGGGCTGGACAGAAGTCCTCTGAGGTCTCAAACAAACCAAGATCACGCTTGTCCTTCGTCAGGAAGGCGTAGAGAGCTCCCAAGGGCACGAGGATGACGGAGCTGAAGCACATGAGCCACCCCAGGGCTTGGATGCCACCGGGGAACACGTACTCCCCCCAGTACGCTGGCACAAAGAACACGAGGGAGAACACGCAGATAACCTGTGTGCAGGGTATTGGGGTGAGACTAATGAAGACACTTGCTTTTTACTATTTGTTATAGATGTGTCTTATTGCTCAGNNNNNNNNNNNNNNNNNNNNNNNNNNNNNNNNNNNNNNNNNNNNNNNNNNNNNNNNNNNNNCACCGTCAAGACAGATAAGGTGACATGTATtgtttgttattaaaatataggTCCCTAGTTACTGctttaacaatgttttttttgtttttgtttgttttataatttgcTGTTTGGATTATTTAGTAAAGACTACATTTGATCAAACCTAAAAGGGGAACAAGAAAGANNNNNNNNNNNNNNNNNNNNNNNNNNNNNNNNNNNNNNNNNNNNNNNNNNNNNNNNNNNNNNNNNNNNNNNNNNNNNNNNNNNNNNNNNNNNNNNNNNNNNNNNNNNNNNNNNNNNNNNNNNNNNNNNNNACTGTATGAATAGACAAGGTCCCTGATATAGACATCTATCACAACTAGAATCAAATATTAAAGATAGAGATTTCGACGACTTTATAACTGCTTGCTTGTAAATAAGATCAAACGAATAACGATAAATACaggtaaaaagaaggaaaggtagaTAATTACCAGGAGCGAAAGCGGAGTGATGATAAACCAGGTGCTCGTCCAGTAagcgtagagagggagagggatgtggaTGCCCATTCCCTCTTGGATGTTCCTCATGAAGTTTTTgatgcctggggggggggggggcgaaggggaaaatgtgttacaGAAGGCGTGGTgtttgccgatttttttttttctaaatttccctGTTCCCTTCTTATGCTCGTCTctgcatcttttctctcttttctttgctgaANNNNNNN
Above is a window of Penaeus monodon isolate SGIC_2016 chromosome 34, NSTDA_Pmon_1, whole genome shotgun sequence DNA encoding:
- the LOC119594637 gene encoding sodium- and chloride-dependent glycine transporter 2-like — translated: MTLSSYNKFSNNCMRDAIVITITNCSTSVFAGFVIFSILGFLATELGVEVQDVVSSGSGLAFVVYPAAVTLMPVSPLWSILFFVMLISLGLGTHFSMFEAVMTALCDKFESLRAKKPLLVVVSCGVMFLLGTTMCLEGGVFLFEVFDCYAAGLAILVLSISQLVCIQYVYGFRNFMKMIEEMGIAVSRPLRLYWAVTLTTVTPVVLTLIFFLSAYDFTPASWSDYLLPPSAQILGWFITAASAGIIPAGAVHALWKRRSSFRSLFRVSADFCPAHDRKRVAQQMKQEAGPEAKFTGSQVYRNEGFVSEDV